The Corynebacterium camporealensis genome contains a region encoding:
- a CDS encoding trimeric intracellular cation channel family protein, whose protein sequence is MSPLFTVFYVIGITAESMTAALSAGRQKLDLFGVVMIASITALGGGTVRDIVLDNYPLTWVEHPVYLLVVLAAAIITVYTSFLMHYFRHLFLVLDALGLAVFSILGTQAALAMGHGYLIAIVAAVISGVFGGILRDLLSDRVPLVFSGEFYASISVLASALYMGLIQLTVPPELAAIATLFVAFGARLASIYFKKGLPVFEYQGAGQPVDPRLRLSARIVRNGARAARRKAGAARRTLRFDAARYSNYLRKTGKHSRGSAHLDPEQQWKVKRRKKASPVIHKRPKNW, encoded by the coding sequence ATGTCGCCGCTGTTTACGGTTTTCTACGTCATCGGCATTACTGCTGAGTCGATGACGGCGGCGTTGTCCGCAGGTAGGCAGAAACTCGACCTGTTTGGCGTGGTGATGATTGCCTCCATTACCGCGTTGGGTGGTGGCACGGTGCGCGATATCGTGCTGGATAACTACCCGCTGACCTGGGTTGAGCATCCCGTCTACCTGCTGGTGGTGCTCGCGGCCGCAATCATTACGGTCTACACCTCTTTTCTGATGCACTACTTCCGGCACCTGTTTTTGGTGCTGGATGCGTTGGGTCTGGCAGTCTTTTCGATTCTCGGCACGCAAGCCGCCTTGGCGATGGGGCACGGCTACCTCATCGCGATCGTGGCAGCGGTGATTTCGGGTGTCTTCGGCGGCATCCTGCGTGACCTGCTCTCCGACCGCGTCCCGCTGGTCTTTTCCGGTGAGTTCTACGCCTCGATTTCGGTGTTGGCCTCCGCGCTGTACATGGGGCTCATTCAGCTCACCGTGCCGCCGGAGCTGGCCGCGATCGCCACGCTGTTCGTTGCCTTCGGTGCGCGCTTGGCCTCGATTTACTTCAAGAAGGGCCTGCCCGTCTTCGAATACCAGGGTGCTGGTCAACCGGTGGACCCGCGTCTGCGGCTCTCGGCGCGGATTGTGCGCAACGGGGCGCGGGCGGCGCGTCGTAAAGCAGGTGCGGCCCGACGCACCTTGCGTTTCGATGCCGCACGCTACTCGAACTATCTGCGCAAGACCGGCAAACACTCCCGGGGCTCTGCGCACCTGGATCCGGAGCAGCAGTGGAAGGTGAAAAGGCGGAAGAAGGCTTCCCCCGTTATTCACAAGCGTCCCAAGAATTGGTAG
- a CDS encoding RDD family protein: protein MSTSPFVPNLYQHYDLRPSDSCDGLYILLSAEDSRKATLGVPEDSPERQGMGMAARVLRYPQTRELYDAALNSGKSIRWSDLEHLSRHGEWPQMQASAGMQGASQSSPYAAVKDPTKNESPYAHNPFKPHPQGPVPAVSQQAQMDAVAQPQRVPSGTRNWMAVGDYFLFNMSAGVIAAGLGINETINTVGFWVVYTLVLIAYVVGFETYAGGSPVKLMAGYRVQDATTGKKLSLQQSAKRNWWRLVSMVPGIGQLVSFVAAIGYSLSIDEHDGHGKHDRDANAQVVRKPQR, encoded by the coding sequence ATGAGCACATCGCCTTTCGTCCCAAATTTGTATCAGCACTACGACCTGCGTCCTAGTGATAGTTGCGATGGGCTCTACATTCTTTTGTCCGCGGAGGACTCCCGCAAGGCTACACTCGGTGTGCCCGAGGATTCCCCAGAACGGCAGGGGATGGGCATGGCAGCCCGGGTGCTGCGTTACCCACAAACGCGCGAGCTTTACGATGCCGCTTTAAACTCCGGCAAGTCCATCCGCTGGTCTGATCTGGAGCACCTTAGTCGTCACGGGGAGTGGCCGCAGATGCAGGCGTCGGCGGGGATGCAGGGGGCATCGCAAAGCAGCCCTTATGCAGCAGTAAAGGATCCGACCAAGAACGAGTCGCCGTACGCGCACAATCCTTTCAAACCGCACCCACAGGGCCCGGTGCCGGCGGTCTCGCAGCAAGCGCAGATGGATGCCGTCGCGCAGCCGCAGCGCGTGCCGAGTGGAACGCGTAACTGGATGGCCGTGGGCGATTACTTCCTGTTCAACATGTCAGCCGGCGTTATTGCCGCGGGCCTAGGAATCAACGAAACCATCAACACCGTGGGCTTTTGGGTGGTCTATACGCTCGTGCTGATTGCGTATGTGGTCGGTTTTGAAACCTATGCTGGCGGCAGCCCGGTCAAGCTTATGGCTGGCTACCGCGTGCAGGATGCCACGACCGGTAAGAAACTAAGCTTGCAGCAGTCCGCGAAGCGCAACTGGTGGCGCCTGGTGTCGATGGTGCCGGGTATCGGCCAGCTAGTCTCTTTTGTCGCCGCGATTGGTTACAGCTTGTCTATCGACGAGCATGACGGCCACGGGAAGCACGACCGCGACGCGAACGCCCAGGTAGTAAGAAAGCCACAGCGATAG
- a CDS encoding FecCD family ABC transporter permease: MFGVRSISAAEALAALTGSTDTAGAAAASVRLPRTVLALVVGAALACSGAAFQAVTRNPLADPGVFGVLSGASLAVVIGIAFFGLHATVPTMLVAILGSFAAACFVYFIGSRGEGGASPLKLALAGAATAAAASSAVSAILLPRAEVMEQFRFWQIGSVGGAQWHSLALASPLLLLGAILLLTCSPGLNALALGDDLASSLGTHVARTRLLATTGAVILCGVATALAGPIAFVGLVVPHILRLLLGTDHRWLLPATALGGAFLLTAADTLGRVLVRPEEVAVGVMTPFIGVPVFIWIVRRTKVREL, translated from the coding sequence ATGTTTGGCGTGCGCAGCATCTCCGCCGCAGAAGCCCTCGCCGCGCTGACCGGGTCGACGGATACCGCCGGTGCGGCCGCCGCCTCCGTGCGCTTGCCCCGCACCGTGCTCGCGCTCGTCGTTGGCGCCGCGCTCGCCTGCTCCGGTGCCGCCTTTCAGGCCGTAACCCGCAATCCTCTTGCCGACCCCGGCGTCTTCGGCGTCCTTTCCGGCGCCTCGCTGGCCGTCGTCATCGGCATCGCCTTCTTCGGCCTGCACGCCACCGTCCCCACGATGCTGGTCGCCATCCTCGGGAGTTTTGCCGCCGCCTGCTTCGTCTACTTCATCGGCAGCCGCGGCGAAGGTGGCGCCAGCCCCCTCAAACTCGCCCTGGCCGGTGCCGCCACCGCCGCCGCAGCATCCTCCGCCGTCAGCGCCATCCTGCTGCCCCGCGCCGAAGTCATGGAGCAATTCCGTTTCTGGCAAATCGGCTCCGTCGGCGGCGCGCAGTGGCACAGCCTCGCCCTCGCCTCCCCGCTGCTTCTCCTCGGCGCCATCCTCCTGCTCACCTGCTCCCCAGGCCTTAACGCCCTTGCACTTGGCGATGACCTCGCCTCCTCCCTCGGCACCCACGTCGCCCGCACCCGCCTCCTGGCCACCACCGGCGCCGTTATCCTGTGCGGCGTCGCCACCGCCCTAGCCGGCCCCATCGCGTTCGTCGGCCTCGTCGTCCCGCACATCCTGCGCCTCCTGCTCGGCACCGACCACCGCTGGCTCCTGCCCGCCACCGCTCTTGGCGGCGCCTTCCTCCTGACCGCCGCCGACACGCTCGGCCGCGTACTGGTGCGCCCCGAGGAAGTCGCCGTCGGCGTCATGACTCCTTTCATCGGCGTCCCCGTTTTCATCTGGATTGTCCGACGAACGAAGGTGCGTGAACTATGA
- a CDS encoding siderophore-interacting protein, translating into MSFIPYLATVIDSQRISPNFQRVRLSGLDNMGPAVPIRDLRIKLILPGPHGLIDLPEDWFGTWRAADPATRGVMRTYSVRALSDGLLTIDFALHHGPASHWATHTRPGDQIHVIAPTLNDDSGSGIEFNPGNAHTAHLYGDDTALPAIAQILTEWPAGLRGTVHLDLPDPADRQELLRPAGVDIHWPDRTGPAGTALIDALATQLGQTPTAADTTEDSGPGTFWETPNYSSLGEELDSPTTAEGEYWWIAGEAGIVKQMRRMLVRDAGIPRAQVSFMGYWKRGFAEGS; encoded by the coding sequence GTGAGCTTTATCCCCTACCTCGCTACGGTCATCGATAGCCAGCGCATCTCCCCGAACTTCCAACGCGTCCGCCTCTCCGGTCTCGACAACATGGGTCCGGCCGTTCCGATTCGCGACCTGCGCATCAAACTCATTCTGCCCGGCCCACATGGCCTTATCGACCTGCCCGAAGACTGGTTTGGCACCTGGCGCGCGGCCGATCCCGCCACCCGTGGGGTCATGCGCACCTATTCTGTGCGCGCGCTTTCCGATGGCCTCCTCACCATCGACTTCGCCCTCCACCACGGGCCTGCCTCCCACTGGGCCACCCACACTCGTCCCGGCGACCAGATCCACGTCATCGCCCCCACGCTTAACGACGACTCCGGATCCGGCATCGAATTTAATCCCGGCAACGCGCATACCGCACACCTCTATGGCGATGACACTGCGCTTCCCGCCATCGCGCAGATACTCACTGAATGGCCCGCAGGCCTGCGCGGCACCGTGCATCTCGACCTGCCTGACCCCGCTGACCGCCAGGAGCTACTCCGCCCCGCAGGCGTCGACATCCACTGGCCGGACCGCACCGGCCCGGCGGGCACCGCGCTTATCGATGCACTCGCGACGCAACTGGGGCAGACCCCAACTGCGGCGGACACCACCGAGGATTCTGGCCCCGGTACGTTTTGGGAAACGCCGAACTACTCCTCCTTAGGGGAGGAATTGGACAGCCCGACCACCGCCGAGGGTGAGTATTGGTGGATTGCGGGGGAGGCGGGCATCGTTAAGCAGATGCGCCGAATGTTGGTCCGCGACGCTGGCATCCCGCGAGCGCAGGTGTCATTTATGGGGTATTGGAAACGCGGATTTGCTGAGGGAAGCTAG
- a CDS encoding exodeoxyribonuclease III produces MSLTIASVNVNGIRAACKQRNENNPGMNAWLEDTAADIVLLQEVRANPKETEKALAPSLENGWHLAQAEAAAKGRAGVAILSRTPLDDVEIGFGSFLDSGRWIAATTAGVRVASLYLPSGDTDSPKLDEKYRFLDEFAPVLEAAAEEYPNMVIGGDWNICHRAQDLKNNKSNEKKSGHLPEERAFMDHVFGTFPDEQPQEKKRLGEWFGVIDYDTRTDWQPAEEPKWFDVARRLAPDEDGPYTWWTYRGQAFNNNAGWRIDYQAATANMLDRAERSWVEKAPSVEQRWSDHSPLLVEYK; encoded by the coding sequence ATGTCTTTAACTATCGCTAGCGTGAACGTCAACGGTATCCGTGCTGCCTGCAAGCAGCGCAATGAAAACAACCCCGGAATGAATGCGTGGCTGGAGGACACGGCCGCCGATATTGTGCTGCTGCAGGAGGTGCGCGCCAATCCGAAGGAGACGGAAAAGGCGCTGGCGCCGTCGTTGGAGAACGGCTGGCACCTGGCTCAGGCTGAGGCTGCTGCCAAGGGGCGTGCGGGTGTGGCCATTTTGTCCCGCACACCGCTTGACGATGTCGAAATCGGCTTCGGCTCCTTCCTCGACTCCGGTCGCTGGATCGCTGCGACCACCGCCGGCGTGCGCGTGGCTTCGCTCTATCTGCCGTCTGGCGATACGGATTCGCCGAAGTTGGATGAAAAGTACCGCTTCCTCGATGAGTTCGCCCCGGTGCTGGAGGCTGCAGCGGAGGAGTACCCGAACATGGTCATCGGTGGCGACTGGAATATCTGCCACCGCGCGCAGGATTTGAAGAACAACAAATCCAACGAGAAGAAGTCCGGCCACTTGCCGGAGGAGCGTGCGTTCATGGACCACGTCTTTGGCACGTTCCCGGACGAGCAGCCGCAGGAAAAGAAGCGCCTGGGCGAGTGGTTCGGTGTTATCGATTACGACACCCGCACCGACTGGCAGCCGGCGGAGGAGCCAAAGTGGTTTGATGTGGCGCGTCGTCTAGCACCGGACGAAGACGGCCCGTACACCTGGTGGACCTACCGTGGTCAGGCGTTTAACAACAACGCAGGCTGGCGCATCGACTACCAGGCAGCCACGGCGAACATGTTGGATCGCGCAGAGCGCAGCTGGGTGGAAAAGGCACCGTCGGTGGAGCAGCGCTGGTCCGACCACTCGCCGCTGCTGGTTGAGTACAAGTAA
- a CDS encoding MFS transporter, whose translation MIALAMGGFAIGTTEFVSMGLLPMIAADFGIAEDQASHVISAYAMGVVIGAPLITAVTGKMPRRRLLLLLMAAFTLGNALSVVADNYAVLMLARFIAGLPHGAYFSVAGLAGASMAPAGKRGQAVALVGMGLSVATVAGVPAAQALGSALGWHAAYVLVACIGLATFTALWVLMPHMVRMPATSISTELGAFARPQVWLTLIMGAVGFGGMFAVYTYITWTMTERAGMGEQWMWLVLMAYGLGMVGGNLFGGKLADRNLEKGILFALCMIVVVLVCFYFTSQNPWLGTLNFGLIGFFGSTLVPSLQVRLMDVAGDAQTLAASLNHSALNMANAFGAALGGVVVGAGLGYASPALAGAGLAVAAIVVWVITQLAAKKG comes from the coding sequence ATGATTGCGCTAGCCATGGGCGGATTTGCTATCGGCACCACGGAGTTTGTCTCCATGGGCTTGCTGCCGATGATCGCCGCCGACTTCGGAATCGCCGAAGACCAGGCCAGCCACGTCATTTCGGCTTACGCGATGGGCGTGGTCATTGGCGCACCACTGATTACCGCCGTGACAGGCAAGATGCCGCGCCGCCGACTGCTGTTATTGCTCATGGCAGCATTCACCCTCGGCAATGCGTTGTCCGTCGTGGCGGATAATTACGCGGTATTGATGCTGGCCCGTTTCATCGCCGGTCTGCCCCACGGTGCGTATTTCTCCGTCGCCGGCCTGGCGGGCGCCTCGATGGCCCCGGCGGGCAAGCGCGGCCAAGCTGTGGCACTGGTCGGCATGGGTCTCTCCGTCGCCACGGTGGCAGGCGTCCCCGCGGCACAAGCCCTGGGTTCGGCGCTGGGCTGGCATGCGGCGTACGTGCTGGTTGCCTGCATTGGCCTTGCGACGTTTACCGCACTCTGGGTGCTGATGCCGCACATGGTGAGGATGCCGGCGACATCGATAAGCACGGAGCTCGGGGCATTTGCACGCCCGCAGGTATGGCTCACGCTGATTATGGGCGCGGTCGGATTCGGCGGCATGTTTGCGGTCTATACCTACATCACCTGGACTATGACGGAGCGCGCCGGGATGGGCGAGCAGTGGATGTGGCTAGTGCTCATGGCGTATGGCCTGGGCATGGTCGGCGGCAACCTCTTCGGCGGCAAGCTGGCGGACCGCAATCTGGAAAAGGGCATTCTGTTTGCGCTCTGCATGATTGTGGTGGTGCTGGTGTGCTTTTATTTCACCTCCCAGAACCCGTGGCTGGGCACGCTGAACTTCGGCCTGATTGGTTTCTTCGGCTCCACTTTGGTGCCTAGCCTGCAGGTGCGTCTGATGGACGTAGCTGGCGATGCCCAAACGCTCGCCGCATCACTGAACCACTCGGCGTTGAACATGGCTAACGCTTTCGGCGCGGCACTGGGCGGTGTCGTCGTGGGCGCGGGCCTGGGTTATGCCTCGCCGGCGCTGGCGGGTGCAGGCCTGGCGGTTGCGGCGATTGTTGTGTGGGTGATCACGCAGCTGGCCGCGAAGAAGGGTTAA
- a CDS encoding FecCD family ABC transporter permease gives MSLSTQLRQQRRALYRSHYLRLALLFTAVVALWFISLMIGETFYSPADILGALTGQTVSGASFTVGELRLPRATVAVAAGLAFGTAGVIFQTLLRNQLASPDIIGISAGAAAAGVTAIVFFQLSQTMVSLIALLFSLLIAAAIYLLSLKSGFTGTRMILIGIGCAALLQAWTTFVLSQANAWDLPTATRWLTGSLNTMSWERAAPLLVGVVILLPLLVCLAHQLRLLQLGDALSSTLGIPLNLVRITAIGGAVLLIALATATSGPIAFVAFMAGPIASRCFRPGPSLILPAALTGALIVLAADLVGNWAFGTHYPVGVVTGIIGAPFLIYLLTRSTR, from the coding sequence ATGAGCTTGTCTACCCAGCTTCGCCAGCAACGCCGCGCGCTCTACCGCAGCCACTACCTCCGCCTCGCGCTCCTTTTCACCGCCGTCGTGGCGCTGTGGTTTATCAGCCTCATGATCGGCGAGACCTTCTACAGCCCCGCGGACATCCTCGGCGCGCTGACCGGCCAGACCGTCTCCGGTGCATCCTTTACCGTCGGCGAGCTTCGCCTCCCGCGTGCCACCGTCGCCGTCGCCGCCGGCCTCGCCTTCGGCACCGCGGGCGTTATTTTCCAAACCCTGCTGCGCAATCAGCTAGCCTCGCCCGACATCATCGGCATCTCCGCCGGTGCAGCCGCAGCCGGTGTCACCGCCATCGTCTTTTTCCAACTCAGCCAAACAATGGTCTCCCTTATCGCCCTTCTCTTCTCCCTCCTTATCGCCGCCGCCATCTACCTGCTCTCGCTCAAATCCGGCTTCACCGGCACCCGCATGATTCTCATCGGCATCGGTTGCGCCGCCCTCCTGCAGGCCTGGACCACCTTCGTGCTATCCCAAGCCAACGCCTGGGACCTACCGACCGCCACCCGCTGGCTCACCGGCTCGCTGAACACCATGAGCTGGGAACGCGCCGCCCCGCTGCTCGTTGGCGTCGTCATCCTCCTGCCCCTACTGGTCTGTCTTGCCCATCAGCTCCGTCTGCTCCAGCTTGGCGATGCCCTCTCCTCCACCCTCGGCATCCCCCTTAACCTGGTGCGCATCACCGCCATCGGCGGCGCCGTCCTACTTATCGCCTTGGCCACCGCCACCTCCGGACCCATTGCGTTCGTGGCGTTTATGGCAGGGCCCATCGCCAGCAGATGCTTCCGCCCCGGCCCGTCCCTCATCCTGCCCGCAGCCCTCACCGGAGCGCTCATTGTGTTGGCTGCGGACCTCGTCGGTAACTGGGCGTTTGGCACCCACTACCCCGTTGGCGTGGTCACCGGCATTATCGGCGCACCCTTCCTTATCTATCTATTGACCCGTTCCACCCGTTAG
- the trpS gene encoding tryptophan--tRNA ligase, giving the protein MTESNTASRVLSGIQPTADSYHLGNYLGALKQWIDLQHSYDAFYFIPDLHAITVEQDPAELRQRTVAGAAQLIALGIDPDESTLFVQSHVPAHAELTWVLQCLTGFGEASRMTQFKDKSAKQGTDRTTVGLFTYPMLMAADILLYSPHYVPVGEDQRQHLELTRNLAERFNNKYGETFRVPEPFIPEGAAKIYDLQEPTAKMSKSGANPKGIVNLLDPPKTSAKRIKSAVTDDLGEVAFDREKQPGVSNLLVIQSALTGESVDELVDKYAGKGYGHLKVDTADALQAFTEPLKQRYDELMDDRGELERILAKGAQRASEIAEPLLDRVYDNVGFLPRMR; this is encoded by the coding sequence ATGACTGAAAGCAATACTGCCTCCCGCGTCCTGTCCGGTATTCAGCCCACTGCGGATTCCTACCACCTGGGTAACTACCTAGGAGCTTTGAAGCAGTGGATTGATCTGCAGCATTCCTACGATGCTTTTTACTTCATCCCGGACCTGCACGCGATCACCGTGGAGCAGGACCCGGCCGAGTTGCGTCAGCGCACCGTCGCCGGTGCCGCACAGCTTATCGCCCTGGGCATTGACCCGGACGAATCCACTCTGTTCGTGCAGTCGCACGTGCCAGCCCACGCGGAGCTGACCTGGGTCCTGCAGTGCCTGACCGGCTTCGGTGAGGCATCCCGCATGACGCAGTTTAAGGACAAGTCCGCCAAGCAGGGCACCGACCGCACCACCGTTGGTCTGTTTACTTACCCGATGCTCATGGCCGCCGACATCTTGCTGTACTCCCCGCACTACGTGCCAGTCGGTGAGGACCAGCGCCAGCACCTGGAGCTCACCCGCAACCTGGCGGAGCGCTTCAACAACAAGTACGGCGAGACCTTCCGCGTGCCGGAGCCTTTCATTCCAGAAGGTGCAGCGAAGATTTACGACCTGCAGGAGCCAACCGCGAAGATGTCGAAGTCGGGTGCGAACCCGAAGGGCATCGTCAATCTGCTCGACCCGCCGAAGACCTCTGCCAAGCGCATCAAGTCCGCCGTGACCGATGACCTCGGTGAGGTGGCCTTCGACCGCGAGAAGCAGCCGGGTGTGTCCAACTTGCTGGTTATTCAGTCGGCGCTGACGGGGGAGTCGGTAGATGAGCTCGTCGATAAGTATGCAGGCAAAGGCTATGGCCACCTGAAGGTCGATACTGCCGATGCGCTGCAGGCATTTACCGAGCCGCTGAAGCAGCGTTACGACGAACTCATGGATGACCGCGGCGAACTCGAGCGCATTCTGGCCAAGGGCGCACAGCGTGCCAGCGAGATTGCCGAGCCGCTGCTCGACCGCGTCTACGACAACGTCGGCTTCTTACCACGTATGCGTTAA
- a CDS encoding iron-siderophore ABC transporter substrate-binding protein has protein sequence MRSRSILAVVAATSLAFGLAACSSDSASSDGAADNTVAADSAQFPVTVDHAFGSTTIEEAPARVATVGWGNHEVPLALGITPVGMSKATWGDDDDNGIMPWVEEKLDGDKPALFDETDGIPYEEIANTNPDVILAAYSGITQEDYDTLSKIAPVVAYPDIPWGTSLEDMTALNAKALGKEDEGQKLIDDLETQTSDALSENSELEGKKVLFTAFGGASDDSKIGFYTNDDPRMSFLTSHGMEAPEVVSDYTEKSDEFWVEVSTEEPELFDDVDLIIGYSTGNDADDKKMLEDMQSDPLLSKIPAVAEGNIVFLPNGPLGAAANPSPLSIPWGIDDYFAALADGLEN, from the coding sequence ATGCGCTCTCGTTCCATTCTCGCGGTGGTTGCCGCAACCTCTCTCGCCTTCGGTCTCGCGGCGTGCTCGTCCGACTCCGCTTCGTCCGACGGTGCCGCCGATAACACCGTTGCCGCCGATAGCGCGCAGTTCCCCGTGACGGTGGACCATGCTTTCGGCTCCACCACCATCGAGGAGGCCCCGGCGCGCGTGGCGACGGTCGGTTGGGGCAACCACGAGGTCCCGCTCGCTTTGGGCATCACCCCGGTCGGCATGTCCAAGGCCACCTGGGGCGATGACGACGACAATGGCATCATGCCGTGGGTCGAGGAGAAGCTCGACGGCGATAAGCCTGCGCTTTTCGATGAAACCGACGGCATCCCTTACGAAGAAATCGCCAACACCAACCCTGATGTCATCCTCGCCGCCTACTCGGGCATCACGCAGGAGGACTACGACACCTTGTCCAAGATTGCGCCCGTCGTGGCCTACCCGGACATCCCGTGGGGCACCTCGCTGGAGGACATGACTGCGCTCAACGCCAAGGCTTTGGGCAAGGAGGACGAGGGCCAAAAGCTTATCGATGACCTCGAGACCCAAACCTCCGACGCCCTCTCTGAAAATTCCGAACTGGAGGGCAAGAAGGTCCTGTTCACCGCCTTTGGTGGTGCGTCGGATGATTCCAAGATTGGTTTTTACACCAACGACGACCCGCGCATGAGCTTCCTTACCTCCCACGGCATGGAGGCGCCTGAGGTCGTATCCGACTACACCGAGAAGTCGGATGAGTTCTGGGTCGAGGTCTCCACCGAGGAGCCAGAGCTTTTCGATGACGTCGATCTCATCATCGGCTACTCCACCGGCAACGACGCCGACGATAAAAAGATGCTCGAGGACATGCAGTCCGATCCTCTGCTATCCAAGATCCCCGCCGTCGCCGAAGGCAACATCGTCTTCCTCCCCAACGGCCCGCTGGGTGCAGCCGCTAACCCGTCGCCGCTGTCGATTCCGTGGGGTATTGACGACTACTTCGCCGCGCTTGCCGACGGCCTGGAGAACTAA
- a CDS encoding ABC transporter ATP-binding protein, with product MAPHLSAQNLRLGYGDRVVIDKLSIDITPGKITSIVGANGCGKSTLLRALARLHTPLDGAITLDGAPLDSIGAKPLARQLGLLPQTPLAPDGISVADLVGRGRTPHQGFFGQWRAEDYDIVAESLEATGLADLAERPIDELSGGQRQRAWIAMALAQRTDILLLDEPTTYLDLKHQLDVLDLLTDLNHRRGTTIVMVLHDLNLAARYSDELIALAGGRIAATGTPHHVLNEALVRDVFDIDSHIVDDPTSGLPAVMPMGRHHRRQPEEQK from the coding sequence TTGGCACCACACTTAAGCGCGCAGAACCTCCGATTGGGCTATGGGGACCGGGTGGTCATCGATAAGCTCAGCATCGACATCACGCCCGGAAAAATCACCTCGATTGTCGGGGCAAACGGCTGCGGCAAATCCACCCTCCTGCGAGCACTCGCCCGTCTGCACACACCCCTCGACGGCGCCATCACCTTAGACGGCGCGCCTTTGGACAGCATCGGGGCGAAACCTCTGGCCCGGCAGCTGGGTCTACTGCCCCAGACACCGCTCGCACCGGACGGCATTAGCGTTGCCGACCTCGTGGGACGCGGACGCACCCCACACCAAGGCTTTTTCGGGCAATGGCGCGCAGAAGACTACGACATCGTCGCCGAATCGCTCGAAGCGACGGGGCTGGCGGACCTGGCGGAACGCCCCATCGATGAGCTGTCAGGCGGACAGCGCCAACGCGCCTGGATCGCCATGGCCCTGGCCCAGCGCACCGATATTTTGCTTCTCGATGAACCCACCACCTACCTCGACCTCAAACACCAACTCGACGTCCTCGACCTGCTCACCGACCTCAACCACCGGCGCGGCACCACCATCGTCATGGTCCTCCACGACCTCAACCTGGCTGCCCGCTACAGCGACGAGCTCATCGCACTTGCAGGCGGTCGCATCGCCGCCACCGGCACACCGCACCACGTGCTCAACGAAGCACTTGTCCGCGACGTCTTCGACATCGATTCGCACATCGTCGACGACCCCACCTCCGGTCTGCCCGCCGTAATGCCCATGGGCCGCCACCACCGTCGCCAACCCGAGGAGCAGAAGTGA
- a CDS encoding YhjD/YihY/BrkB family envelope integrity protein, giving the protein MATSTQTNEDKTDDYGIERVNADDPGAVDKVRDRSETVDHLMRMQDRYGAEGGNQFSAGITYYSVLAIFPIFMITIAGIATFLSNRPDLFQQLQDQITSSVDGELGEQLSQMLETAIDQRGAMYGIGGLTTLWSGLGWMNNLRIGISAMWGIDANEGGSFIGKKLSDLVGLIGLLVALLLAFGITAAGSSGLTQRIFEWVGIESFPGMGWVIFGVGLLLGLLANFLVFWWLLVVLPRTKVPKKSGFKGAVLGAIAMEVLKQLSTVILSSATGSPAGAVFGPVIVLMVVMYLIWRVVLYLSAWTATTEESMELVKPNVPEPAVIRVRNEIKEQPSTGLSIGVGAAIGAVATGAIALLRRK; this is encoded by the coding sequence GTGGCCACGAGTACGCAAACAAACGAAGACAAGACAGACGACTACGGCATCGAGCGCGTTAACGCTGATGACCCGGGCGCTGTCGACAAGGTGCGCGATCGCTCCGAAACCGTCGACCACCTCATGCGCATGCAAGATCGCTACGGCGCTGAAGGCGGTAACCAGTTCTCCGCGGGTATTACCTATTACTCGGTGCTGGCAATCTTCCCGATCTTCATGATCACCATCGCGGGTATCGCGACCTTCCTGTCGAATCGCCCGGACCTCTTCCAGCAGCTGCAGGACCAGATCACCAGTTCCGTGGATGGCGAGCTCGGTGAGCAGCTAAGCCAGATGTTGGAGACCGCCATCGACCAGCGCGGTGCCATGTACGGTATCGGCGGTCTGACCACCCTGTGGTCCGGTTTGGGCTGGATGAATAACCTGCGCATCGGCATTTCTGCGATGTGGGGTATTGACGCCAATGAAGGCGGCAGCTTCATCGGTAAGAAGCTTTCTGACCTGGTGGGCCTGATTGGTCTGCTGGTCGCCCTGCTGTTGGCCTTCGGTATCACCGCCGCCGGTTCCTCGGGCCTGACCCAGCGCATCTTCGAATGGGTCGGCATCGAATCCTTCCCGGGCATGGGTTGGGTCATCTTCGGCGTAGGCCTGCTGCTGGGTCTGCTGGCCAACTTCCTGGTCTTCTGGTGGCTGCTGGTCGTCCTGCCGCGCACCAAGGTCCCGAAGAAGTCCGGCTTCAAGGGCGCAGTCCTCGGTGCGATTGCGATGGAGGTCCTCAAGCAGCTGTCCACCGTGATTCTGTCCTCGGCTACCGGCAGCCCGGCCGGTGCGGTCTTCGGCCCGGTCATCGTCCTGATGGTCGTGATGTACCTGATCTGGCGCGTGGTGCTCTACCTGTCCGCGTGGACCGCAACGACCGAAGAGTCCATGGAACTGGTCAAGCCGAACGTTCCGGAACCAGCGGTTATCCGCGTGCGCAACGAAATCAAGGAGCAGCCTTCTACCGGCTTGAGCATCGGTGTCGGCGCTGCGATTGGCGCGGTGGCTACCGGCGCGATTGCGTTGTTGCGTCGTAAGTAA